The Zingiber officinale cultivar Zhangliang chromosome 2A, Zo_v1.1, whole genome shotgun sequence genomic sequence ACTAAAACAATCACCCAGCAAGCGATCGACGAGTACcagaaacagaacagaattcgGTACGCAAAAGAATCGATTTCAATCAGGATGTTGGACAAATTCGCATGGGACAAAAGATTCCCCAAATCGCGCGAGTAGCGAGGCAAAGGGAGAGGCTAGAACGACACCATCAAATCAACAGAAGAAGCGAGAAAAGGTATACGGAATCCTAGAAAAAGGTAAGAATCAGAGCAGACCTGGGGCGAATTAGGGGTTTGGAACACGCGCGGGCGCCGACGTTAACTCGCGGCGGAATCAAACCGTCGTTTCAGTTGGCTTCGCGTTCGTCGAAGTCGAATAGAGTAAGGAAGCGGCGGGCCCACTGCCTGATCCTATCGTGTGGTACATCTATTTATAGTAACTTCTGGTTGCATTGGCTGTTGCCTGTAGGGATCGAGCAGCTGATCTCTTCAACCAACAGGATCATGCTAATGAATAATCCACTAAACTCAATTTTGGACGCCAatgcagtttttttttaaaaaaaaatcaaaataacactttaaaaaattaaaataatcaataaatcatgatatatttaaagggaggggaggcCACTGGACGTAAAAATATACAAATCTATTTAATTTATGATATTTTActagttttatatttttatttttagttggcGATTAATCCTCCGGACTCGTCCAAttccattaaaaaaatttatccgCTGATTCGTTAAAACTAGAACTCGATCTAATTCATGATATTTTACaaactttattatatttttttaaccaaTTTTATTGAATGTATAAAAGGCACATTAATGCAACTTTATGTATGTATTTATCAGaggaaactaaaatataaatctgaTAAAAAAATTTCCACCGACTTATTAGAGGACGCCCCTGAGCTAGAGTACATTTTCTATGCTTATTCTCTATGCAGTTCattattctattatttatttGACTCCTAATATATTTTTAGAACTTGCCTCAAACATTGAGATACCAAGGATCAAAGCAACCACATTGCTATCTACCGGTAATGTTGACCAAAAATCTTCTGACGACTTGATCACCATAGAAAAAATGTtgaccaaaagaaaaaaaatgttgacCAAAAATCTTCTGACGACTTGATCACCATAGAAAATAACTCCTCTGGATCATAATAACTAGGTCAACATTTCAGACACATCATTCCGATTGTGTCTCTTCAACTTTCAAATAGGATCAAACAGAATAAATCGAGAAGCATTCATAACCAACAACCAAGAAACCAACATCCTGTAATTGCTGGGAGAAACATCTATTTTACAGAAGAAGATATCTATAATTACTTCTACCAAGCATGTTTCATAGTTCAATTAGACAAACAGACTGATCATTCCAGACAGTTACATGACTTGAGAGAATTGCAATCTTGAACAAAGCCTTAACGGGGCAAATTTCAGCTTCAACCCACTATAATCTTGAAAGTGCAGGGATTATGCTGTACATGGAGTAGGAATGTCCGACCAGCCCCAGAACCAAAAATGGTTTTCTGTCAATAATCAGGTAGCCACCCTTCTACCGGAAGAGCCGAGGCACCGATCTCTTCGGTATTTTCCCCTCGAGCTTGAGTCGTCGATAGGCTTCCCTGATGTGGCAAGGCCTGATTGGGCCACTTTCCTTTCTTTCCGTCATCACAATTCTAGCTGCAGCGTCAACATTAGTTCAAAATCAAGACCACAGCAATTTAAGAATCCTCTGTATTTAACTAGAACAACCAACCCTGAGGAGCCAATAAAATGGCCAAGAAAAAGTATTATGCTGGTATTTTGACTAGAACCAACTTGCCTGTCTCAATTAGCTCACCAACAAACATTTTTGCTATGCCAGACACAACAATAGTCATGGGTATTGAAATTTTTTGGCTTCCCGTGATGCTCGTCAATAGCTGCACGCAAAGTCAGACAAGTTTTAATATCTCACCAATCTTCTCGATTAAGTAATCCCTTTGATAAGCGGGGAAAATGAGCATGCAAACCAATTTTACGAGGGAACATCTATTTTGCTATATTGCCATGGTTTTAGGTTTCTTGTTCTTATCATCAAAAACTCTGTGGAAGACCTCAgaaaacaaaaacacaatttTGAAATCGCAAGTATTCGTGGGGTGGGGGTCGGGAATGGTACTAAATCAAGAAGCCTAAAAGATTTAGCACCCTACAACTATGTTGGGCAATCCATTTTTCAGCCAAAAAGACCATGAAATCTGAAGCCATCTGTGCATCAGGCTTCATGCTATAGTATAATTCTTTAACATGATTGGTATTTCCAGGTGATGGTGCCTCATGCTACAATAGTGTTGTTGTGTTCTTTAATATGAGTGATGATGCCAGGTAGCTGCATGGTCCACAATTTAAGGGGAGGTGGTTGCATATTATGGTTGCAAACGACACCAAAACTTCATAACGGCAATATAGTCATAATACATGTATACAACAGATGCACTTCACGTTAGATACTTAAAACAAATACCTTATATAAATCATTATATATACTTTAAACTTCTTTTGATAACAATTGTCAAAACAAGTAGTAACCtaaataaaaatgccaaacgaAAGGGAGTAAATCTCCACATGAATTCTGCAATCACAGAGAGCAGTCCCACTAAAACAGAATTCAAGCAATCATGTCAGCATCTTAATCCAGCCTATGGATATTACCAATACAAAACCAATAGTACTTTAAACattttgtttcttgtttagaGAGCACAAGCAAAATTATTTCAATTCTAAAGTccacaattaaaaattccttgccatataaataaaataaagcaaaCAATTATTAATCTTTTAATCTACATGAATGACTATAGAACCTAAGACAAGCCATCTCCCTCTGATGGCTATAAGCTAAAACTTATTGCAAGCAAAGATGACATTGTTGAGAGAATGTCTCATGCCTCCTCTAATGCGAAAATGTCTTCACAGCAAACTGTCATTTCACTATTTGTGTGCGATAATATCTATAATAGCATGATGAGTTAATGCTAAACATACCCGTCTCATGTTAGATTTCTGAAAGCCAGATCTCCTAAACGATTCATAACGACTCATCTGTTCCTCTGTAAATTGTGAAAGGATTGCCCTGAGGGAAATCAATAcaaacaaatataaaaaaatatgtaaTGGAGCGTCAAGTGAATAAACACTTGTGTGACCAATGACGTGACAGAACATTGAGCAAAAATGGAAACTTAATGAAGCTAACAAAAAATCAAATCCGAGGTAGTAACAAGAAACAACTAGGAAGAATGAGCGTTCTAGCAAGTATCACCGAACGGCAGTTGAATGAAGGCCTCAAAAGTTAAATAGCAAATGCACATGCAAAATGTTTCCTAGAGCTTTCAGTGAGGTGCAAACTTACTGCATCTTGGCCATCTTGTCCGGGTCGCCACCAGAAGGGAACTTGCCGAACTCGACATCCatgttctcctcctcttcctcttcatcctccTCCTTCCCTTTCCCGCCCCCACCGGCGCCGGCCGGTCCCGGGGGAGCGGAGGCCTGGGGCTGCGACGGGGCGTCGGCCTCCTCCTCGTCGACGTCTACGGCGACCGCCACGTCCTCCTCGGCAGGTATGGGCGACTCCGGAGGCGAATCTTGCTCCTCCGCCGCCGCCTCGAACGGGTCCTTCATCGTCCGTAGCTAACCCACCGATCTGACCTTCTCCATTAATACCTATCGGGTGTAGTTAAGGGGATAATAGATGGGCTTTCGGCCCAATTAGTAATGGGCCTCCATTGCATTGCCCaatttatggaaaattataaTTTACCCCAAATGAAATATCAGTAAAAACTGGAGAAAACACTTCACAAAAGTTTTGATTCCTTTTTTGAGGGGGCGAAATAGAAAAATTGGTGAATCCAGCTGTGACAATTGGATAAATAATACAAAAGTTCTTGAATCGGAGCCGTCGGTCGGCGATGTCGAAGTCCCACAGGTGCTCCTCTGCAGAATGTTACTGATGATAGAGAAATTCAGTGAATTGTAATTTAAAGGATGGTCCTCTGTATACATGGGTGAGATGAATAATCTCTATTTATAAAATAGATAGTGATCATCTATCTTCATCAATCTATATAAAATGATCATTCTCTGAATTGTAAAAGTAGTTCAGAAAATCTGACCTCCGAGAAACTAGGTCAATGATTCTCAGGCACTTCACCCACTCCGCCACGTCGATCACGTAGCCGAGGCCCAGCACGGACGGTGAAGGAGATGTCGCTGTAGCCGAGGCCCAGCACGCCGCCCGATGCGCGGAagctggatccgacggtggaggagGTGCACCCGACCACGAGGCCACGCAGCTTAGTCCGCCGACCGTCCGATGAGATCACGGTCGCCGACTCGTTCGCAACAATGTCGTGCCCCGCCGAGCCGTCGGACTACCTGCGATCGCATGCGGTCAAACCCACTGTGAAATTATTTTCATTAATAAATGATTTTCAACAGCGGATTCGAAACAGGATCTGCCAGTCTTTCACGACGCCTTCGCGCGTTGACCATGATTAACAATGTTCTTGTTAATTCTGTTCCTAATTAATCTCAAGAGAAATTTTCACTTTGCCGCAATTAGTTTTTAACACGTTACATTTTATTCTCATGAATTTAAATATTTACATTTTGAGACTTGACGACGAGAAGAATCAAAACACTAAACCTTAACAAAATATTCATTATAAAGGTGAAGCATCGGAGGAGAAAATCAAACATTGTGGAGAGGTTGATAGATGAAGATATCGTCAGGCACCGAGCTACTTCCTAATAGGATGGTTCAAAATGTTTTCTCACCCAATTTAAAGGTTAACACTTGTCATCACATTAGGAACCATGAGGGTAGAAGGGTAGTTATATAATATACTTTCACTTTGTAGCAACTATTATCGAGTAGCTGCTATAATATGTAGCAGCTACCtgacagtagctactacaatgtgtagtTGTTGCTCGACAGTAGATGTTATAATATGTATTGTCATGGTTCTCTTTAGTTTCACATCTTAAGATTAACAACATTGCAAGTGgagaaatttctataaatactttGGACCGATGATGTTAGAAAACAtacttttcttgatttttttttactaagatttagagtgatattaaattaattttttatgagtgAGAATCTGTGTTGTTGGGGTTCTCTAGCACTGTCCTTTCGTTACACTATTGTATGGGTCTGATATATTTATAGGCATGAGGTACTAATTTATGTTGTACGTACGATGACTCGTTTCTTTTTATTATCCTACATTGTTGATGATAATAAGGAATTGAATTTATCATTGTGACATGTAAAGCTGGTTAAGCAAATGTTTTGTACTCAACTTTCAAACCACAagtttatatatattaaatatcaGAGAGGTTAATTGGGATGATCAAacttattaataattattatgcCTATCTCCTTAGTTATTAATTAAAAAGTAGGCTTTGGGTGTGTTTTGGTCTCATTCTCCTTACTAACTCAATAGATATATTGCCTTTCATTTAAATACAATGTGTGCTATATTTGTAAAGActaaacttatttaaatttttattacatATTACAATCTTGATTTTGTTTATTTAGACATAGTAGTTCTTAAAATTGATTATTTGGAATTGATCTTGAAATGATAATAGCTATTTTTAACTTgggaaaaataatttataaattttagtcaaaattattgGATTACATATTTGGAGTTTTGATGCTCATTAAAAAGGTGTTGCTTTTATTGgaggataattttaaaaaatcttcctAAAGTTTAgcaacatttttaaaaatatctttaaaatcaTATTAATGTTCATTTTAATATCAAAATATCTCTTCTCTATcaacaaataatttaaaaactaaacAAATATTTCAATCTTAAAATGAGATATTTTTATAGcaaaataaaaatatgagaggGTAAGTATTTTGACTTTAATAAcagatatttttgaaaaactattaaatcttaaaaatgttttcataattttgatttattaaatgaATATCATTTCACATACAAAAAATCAATGTTTTCATGGTGACgaagaaaaatttattattattacaattCACGTATCTAAATCTTTAGttgagttagttttggaggtggaTGACCCAACCATACACACCAACTACGAGGCAAATTCGAAAGCGCCAGCAACTCCTCGTCCAGCCGCCAATATCTCAGATTTTTCATATATTTGAACTTTATGATATCatcataaattaataaataaagaaataaattttcataGAATGAGTATGAGAGGGACAAAAAAATATGCATATAGATTCTTGAAAGATTAAGACATTAAAACCAGTCCCAGCATGGAAATTACAAACAACTAAACTGGGCGACTAATTGAATGTAAACTCAATTAAAAATCAACCTAGAAGAAAAATTAATCATTGATGAACCAAAGAAATGCAATGCAAATAAACTTCTCATTTCCTTAGAATGATTTATTGCCTAGCAAACTAAAACCAAAAAACCTGAGATGATGCAGTTGCTGTGTTTTTTTTCCATTAATGGGCGCCAAGACTAAAATATTTACCAACCTGTTTGAACGATGATAAAACTAGCGTCCAGCAGTATTTACCAGCTTGTTTGAACGATGATAAAACTAGCATCCAGCAGTATTTGCCCATTCCTTCTTTGACCTTCTCGGCCAGGAATCCATCACAATTAGCGCCTTTGATAGTGAATTCCATAAGAAGGTCCTCGAATAGTCTCTGTAAAGATGTCTTGAATGTGGTCGAACAACTCTTAAACTCGCCTTCACCGACAACACATCCAACTTGAGCACCATCCATGTAAGCTTTGCACGAGACTAGGATGGTACGCCCCCGGTTACGGAAATGTCCAGCCACGAAGTCACCAAAATGCTGCACAACGTTGTTGGTTAAGTGGTTAAGCTTTCAAAATCGCCATGAATCAACAATGGCAACGATTATTCTAGTCATACTCAGGATCAGAAAGCAAGAAACGACGCATGATCCACAAAATCTTCCAATAGCTTGACAGTCAATATGATCATCATCAATAAGCCATGTTTGACAACTATTTGAGATGGGCTGATAAGTTAAGATAAATTTTGGCTGACATCTAGGAATAACAACAACCTTCTGCCTTTTTCATCCAGGTTTGGCACTAATATTGATAGTTTTAAGGAAAATAAAAGTAATTAAATAAGAGATACAAAAACAAAATGGCATACCATCGGCGGCTTCCGTAGTGAGTATAGCATTGTGGTGCAGGATAAGAGAAAGGTATTTTCATTATAAGTGAGGGATTTCTGCTCCCCATACTCTGTATTAGTTGTTCGTGCATATCCTGGCTCATTAAAGTATGGCTTTGCATTTAGAACTAGAGCCTGAATAGAAACCAAGACCTGCAACATTGTTGACTTGGATGGATTCCACCTTTCGCATCCCATGCCATACCAGGTATTCAAAAGGCTGAGACAAACCTTCCCATATTTATACAAGTTTGGGTTGAGTCTGAGTCCACCAGAGTGATAATGAAGAATCTAAATAAGGAGAATTCTAGTTAATTTGGCTAAACTCATGAGAAACATTGTTACATAGAAATAGAGTGAGAAAAGTTTCATACAGGAGGAACATGTGGATATTGTGGAGGAAAGTATACATCAAAGAAGAATAGACCATCGTGATATGGAGTTCCTGCTGCTCCTATAATAACAGCCCTCAGAATGTCCATCCTACCTTCATATACGCGAACATATATTGTTTCTGCTCAGgatatgaaaaagaaagaaataagacaGACAATGTCAGATCCAAGAAGCATGGCAAAAAGAAACGGCATGATGAACCTGATAACCAAATATTCTAGTTTAATTCTCTGGAAATCAAATAAGACCAGCTTACAAATCGACATCTAAAGGCGTGAATTCTCTCACAGAGGCATTTGATAATATTGATAATGACAATCAGGAAACAATATTGAACTTGAAATATCAGAGCAACTTGAATTTCAGTGCTGTTTGCCTGAGAAGCAGGACCTAACTGCCACTAGTGGACTTGTCCAAAAGATTTTGATGTGCATCATCATAAACAATGCAAGTATTTAACAACCACAATTTTGTACTTTGTTCTCAGAAAATAAAACACATCACAATCTGTCACCtaatagaaaggtaatattttggATATCTGAATCCTCTAGATATGCAGAATTATGCGAAGTGCAGAAGTTGATCTACGAATTGTATTTACATCTAAAATTCTAGCATTTCCAACCTCCTTGATTATAAATTGTTAATGAAgcctaaataactaaataaaagcaTTTTGAAAAGCAAAAAAAAAGAACTCTTTACAAACAGTAGACTTGTAGAAGCATTTGATACAATCAGAGAATTTATAGTGTAAAACAATTGTAATAAACAAAAGAGTATAAAGTCGGCATTCAACATATCTAAATTAAATACCTAAAATAGAATGATCTTACCAGGTAAATCTTTCTCTAGAAGCTTCCACTCAAGCTGAATCCTTTTTGCCCAATTTTTTGAAGGCTGTTAATAAAAAGAGATTAGGAAATTATCATCATTCGTTGCCACATCCCTGCCCTACTGCCAGGCTATACTTCTGTATCAATCTCATCTCCATTATTTATGCAATCGATCATATAACACCGACCGTGGTGGGTAGATTCAGATGACCATATCAATGGAAATTATCATCCCTAAGAGTGATGGCACTTACCTTAATTTCCCGACAAGACGGAACACCATCGAGATGCTCTGGGATGCTGAAATAGTGATCCGAGTGTTCTTTAACAGTATCAAATTTCTTAAATGATTTATACTTCACATCGATCTCATCTTCAACAATGATCTTCTTGTTCTTTTTTGGCTCTTCGGCAGCAGGAGGATTCGTCAACCGAGGTTCGGGTGCTTCAACACCAGTTGGCAGGTCTGTATCATCAAACATAGCAGCCGAAACCAAATTGGAATCCTTCTCGCCGGTGTCAGCGCCAAGCCTATAACGAAATCGACAAATcgtgagaaaaaaaaaacaggcgATCAAAAGGGGGGCGAAGAGGAAGGAGGGCTCACTCGGGGTCGATGAAGATGGGAGGGTGTGACGGCAGCGGCTGCTCCATGGACTCCAATGCCAATGGCGAAGGTCAGGGGCGATCCAACAAGGGCTCCCGCgaagcggaggaggaggaggagatggaAGCGAGAAGAGGGATCGGAGGGGAAGCGATGACGATCCGCAGGATTTAATGGGTCGAGGAGGAAACATACCGCCGACGGAGTCGAGGAGCCGCGAGGCGAATTGGCGGAGAAATCCTATCCCATTACCGGAATCGGTGCAATTTAGTCGGATTGTTTTATTGAAGagtgatattaattttgtataatttttttaaattattattttaaataaatttagttaattgAGTGTTAATAACACTGAAAGAATTCATTCGATTAAttcgattttaataaaattttaatttgattcaaATTCGATTAGTTAATAttaaattagtttttgattaatttaattaatttatggattGAATTAACCGAATATCTACTCATAATCACAAGGAATAATTCTCCTTGGCAAACTTTTACATGCAATTTAGTAGAACTCTTTTGCGTATAACTCGTTACCTAACTCTATATGTTATGTCGTATTAAACattctaatataaaaaaattttaaatcaacaTCATATAATATCATATTAAACATCTAGTATTTTGATATACTATATATTTATTAGTATAAATTCTAGACTCATGTGACTTGCAATTCTCGGGGCGAGCCGAATTGGTGGAGCCGAAAATCCTATCCGAATAGTGGGATCAATGCAATTTAGTCGGAGAGACTTTATTTTAATTGAAGAGTAACATGTGTCAGCTGATGGACCATGCCATGGGGAATTGGAACAATAACGATAAAATTATCAGGATAGAGAATCTGTCACAAGGCATAAACTCTTTCCGCCCTTGGCGAACTTTTTGATACATTTTAGAAGAACGCTTATGCGTAAGGCTGGTTACATAACGCTATATCTTATGTCATATTAAACATTcttatataagaaaattttaaatcaatatCATATAATATCATATTAAACATCAAGTAATCCTCTCGGGGCGGTACGATGATTAAGACTTAGGGTGTTG encodes the following:
- the LOC122040442 gene encoding transcription initiation factor TFIID subunit 11-like encodes the protein MKDPFEAAAEEQDSPPESPIPAEEDVAVAVDVDEEEADAPSQPQASAPPGPAGAGGGGKGKEEDEEEEEENMDVEFGKFPSGGDPDKMAKMQAILSQFTEEQMSRYESFRRSGFQKSNMRRLLTSITGSQKISIPMTIVVSGIAKMFVGELIETARIVMTERKESGPIRPCHIREAYRRLKLEGKIPKRSVPRLFR
- the LOC122044341 gene encoding putative ubiquitin-conjugating enzyme E2 38, giving the protein MEQPLPSHPPIFIDPELGADTGEKDSNLVSAAMFDDTDLPTGVEAPEPRLTNPPAAEEPKKNKKIIVEDEIDVKYKSFKKFDTVKEHSDHYFSIPEHLDGVPSCREIKPSKNWAKRIQLEWKLLEKDLPETIYVRVYEGRMDILRAVIIGAAGTPYHDGLFFFDVYFPPQYPHVPPILHYHSGGLRLNPNLYKYGKVCLSLLNTWYGMGCERWNPSKSTMLQVLVSIQALVLNAKPYFNEPGYARTTNTEYGEQKSLTYNENTFLLSCTTMLYSLRKPPMHFGDFVAGHFRNRGRTILVSCKAYMDGAQVGCVVGEGEFKSCSTTFKTSLQRLFEDLLMEFTIKGANCDGFLAEKVKEGMGKYCWMLVLSSFKQAGKYCWTLVLSSFKQVGKYFSLGAH